DNA sequence from the Oryza brachyantha chromosome 5, ObraRS2, whole genome shotgun sequence genome:
GTAATCTGGTTTGATCAAAACCTTGATAGATACTGTGATAATGCACACCTAAATACCTAATAAAATGGTAATACACATTTAGATTATGGAAAGAAATTCGCCATAGGGAATTAATTCACGAGCATTGGGCAGCCAGAGCTATCTCAGAAGCATAATAATAACAGTAAGCAGACATTTATGGTCAAATCTGGAACTTGGGAGGTAATAACTGATTCTACGTATTTgatctatatataataattcaCAGAAGCAAAATGTTACCAACAGAACAAGGCTGCTGCCTGCTGGTTTGCTGTATATAGGACAAGGAATAAAAGAACAGCAAAGATAATCATCTTCCCAAAGAGTGATGATCTGTTTTGAGAAATTTCTCCGGAACTTTCTTGTATATTGGACATATTTCTATTGAATAAACATCATTTGGTGATCATTGTTACCATGATCACAACAAATtgattggttttctttttgttactGATGAGTCTGAATCACTGTTAGAATTTTTACTCCCCCTTCTGCTTCTTTGATCGCCTCTTGGGGCCTGATGAGCTTGTACATCTGCCCACAAACTTGAGAACCTCGTCGATCAGCACCACCGGCAATGCAACAAGCAACACCAGCAGCCACTCGTTCAAGCTGAGCGGCACGATGCCAAACACCTGAGCGAGGAACGGCACGTAGAGGATCAAGAAGTGAAGCCCGAACGACACCGACATGGCGAGGAGCAGCCATGGGTTGACCCAAGGAGGCATCCTGAGGAGGCTGGTGTCTTCAGAGAGGGCGTTGAGCGAGTTGAACATCTCGATCGCCACCAGGACAGACAGCGAGAGCGTCGTCGCCTTCACTTTGCCACCATGGAAGTATTCGCAGGGATCGTCGAAGGTGAAAGTCCTAGCGCCAGCAGTGAAAGGCGCAACCGTGAAGTTGTTCCAGGTAGAGCACTGGCCCCAGTTTGAGAGCTGAGAGTAACTGACAAGGGTGTGACCATCTCCAGTGAGGTCAATGCCCATGAAAGATCCATGGGTGTACCATATGACAAAGATGCCCACGGTGGCAATCCCCACATAAAGGCCAATGACCTGCGAGCAAGGTATAGATCATGAGAAATCATCTCAAACTGTAAGGCCAAGAAAATGAGTTCTAAGTCCAAACTGATAGAAGAATGGAAAGATCATTACCAGGTATCGGAACAAAATCCAGGGAGTAATCAGCGAGTCATCACTCTTTCTAGGCGGTTTCTTCATGATGTCTTTATCTGGTGGATTGAAACCTAATGCAGTTGCAGGAGGACCATCGGTGACGAGATTCACCCATAGAAGTTGAACAGGTATCAACCCCTCAGGAATACCCAAAGCAGAAGTTAGGAAAATCGACGCAACTTCACCAATGTTTGAGGAGATCATGTATCTGTAGCAGTGAAGAAAAACAATGAGAATACTCAGAACAGacacaaaatataataacttaCTACAACTATGAGATGCAAATGTAGGTGGATTATGAAAAGAACACTGCAATGATGTATCTGAAACAGTGAGAACAGCAACAAAAACAGGCTGTGAGATCACAAACCTGATGAAAGCTTTCATGTTGTTGTAAATAGATCTTCCCTCACCAACTGCAGCAACTATTGTACTAAAATTGTCATCAGCTAGTACCATATCAGAGGCCTCTTTGGcaacctaaaaaaaaaagatgatgattCAGATACAAATACAAAGTTATAAGCTGGACAGAAAATTATGTGCAGACATCAGTCCTCTTTAGACATGAAAATATCtagtttaatttaaaaaattcaaagcaAGTTTAGAACATTAGCTGAAAGTATTGACAGACAAGTGCAAGAgctaacaaacaaaaaaaaaaggactgAAAGGGAAATGACAAGAAATTCTAAGGCCTGTACTTTTCTGAACAGGaaattaaagaaagaaaactcTGGTTGAAAACAACCTACGGTGGAAAATTAAGTAAATACCTCAGTGCCTGTAATTCCCATTGCTACCCCAATGTCAGCCAGTTTTAGAGCAGGGGCGTCATTAACTCCATCTCCAGTCAtagcaacaacttcaccatcttcTTTCAGCAATCTCACAATCTCTTGTTTGTGCCTAGGCTCTGCCCTAGAGAACAGCAGGCCACCTTTCCTTCGCAGCAGTGTCTTCTTGTCCTCAAGTGCCATGAACTCCTTTCCTGTAAGGCTCTTCATGGTAATGTCCTCATCATGTGAAAACACGCCAATTTCACGGCATATTGCTTCAGCAGTTTCTTTGTTGTCTCCTGTTATCACCATAACACGGATGCCTGCAGCTCTGCAATCTTCAATAGCATCAAAGACCTCTTCTCTTGGAGGATCCTGTCATGTTTGAAACATCAATGAGAAAGATTACGTTAATATTGTAAGAAGAAAAATAGGTtgccaagaaaacaaaattacacaaGATGATCATTGATCTTAAATACTGGTCCCCAGAGAATCACTTTCTGTAGGCTTCATATCATTGATGACTCGACTTGCTTGGATTAGCTTATCCTAGCTCTACAGAATTTATATCTTAGTTGAATAAATCTTATTTAGGCCTTATATTTAAGTTTCACAAAGGCGCAATGCCTTGAAGTTCATTCCATTACAACTGTAACGGCACACTGGCTATGCATATTTTGTGGATCCAAGAATGGAATCTCCATATGGTTGGAAACATGAGAAGCATAATCATCTTACCCTTAGGCCAACAAGACCAGTGAATATCAGATTGGTCTCAATTGCTGCATAATTGGCTGGATCCAGCAAAAGCTTGTGAGCAGGGTGGTTTTCGCCATCGTAAGTTGCAAATTCCGCTAGATCCTCTTTGTATGCGAAACCGAGGCAGCGCAGAGCTTTAATTGACATTTCATGGAGACTTTCCAAAATAGCTTTCCTCGATTTCTCATCTAATGGGACAACTGAACCATCCTGCAGCTGAATGTGGCTACTCCTCTCCAACAAGTTTTCAACAGCTCCCTGGTATTAAGAACACAAAATCAGACACTAATGACAATGCCACTCACGggaacatatgaaaaatacagTGACCACTACATGTCCAGCAGTTTTAGTAAGAGATGACCATACATAAATAGCAACAAATACAGAATTAACACCTTGACAAGTAGAGCATTGCTTCCTGATTTGGATTTAACAACGACTCCCATTGATTTCCTTGTACGGTCGAACTCAAGAGTAGCAATCCTTTTAGCAACATTGCTCCACCATTGGCAACAGCCTGTCAGCAAACAATTTCATATCCACTCATTACAAGATTATGGAAATGCATATGTTAATTAAGAAACATGTAGTTGGAAGTGATAGGCCATACTAAGCTAAGCCCAAAAGGCACCTCTTGCTTACCTAATGTTTCAGATGGATCCAACGACAATCCATTCTTTCCTTCAGGTATTCCCATTTTCTCAACTAGGACC
Encoded proteins:
- the LOC102716692 gene encoding calcium-transporting ATPase 4, endoplasmic reticulum-type-like — translated: MGEAGQDAPPRPPPEKEFPAWARGVEECEARLGVSAARGLSSQEAAARLREHGANELAEHPGPTLLQLVAQQFDDTLVRILLAAAAVSFALALSSSAGAVTLSAFVEPLVIFLILVVNAAVGVWQETNAEKALEALREIQSDHAAVLRDGDWLPSLPARDLVPGDIVQLRVGDKVPADMRVLRLVTSTLRVEQGSLTGETASVNKTAHAVPADDADIQAKECMVFAGTTVVNGSAICLVVHTGMATEIGKIHAQIHEASQEDDDTPLKKKLNEFGEALTKIIGLICALVWLINVKYFLTFELVGWTPTNIRFSFEKCTYYFEIAVALAVAAIPEGLPAVITTCLALGTRKMAAKNALVRKLPSVETLGCTTVICSDKTGTLTTNQMSVAKLVAIGDGSGKVRSFKVDGTTYDPRDGRIHDWPAGRMDANLQTIAKVSAVCNDASVAHSSHQYTATGMPTEAALKVLVEKMGIPEGKNGLSLDPSETLGCCQWWSNVAKRIATLEFDRTRKSMGVVVKSKSGSNALLVKGAVENLLERSSHIQLQDGSVVPLDEKSRKAILESLHEMSIKALRCLGFAYKEDLAEFATYDGENHPAHKLLLDPANYAAIETNLIFTGLVGLRDPPREEVFDAIEDCRAAGIRVMVITGDNKETAEAICREIGVFSHDEDITMKSLTGKEFMALEDKKTLLRRKGGLLFSRAEPRHKQEIVRLLKEDGEVVAMTGDGVNDAPALKLADIGVAMGITGTEVAKEASDMVLADDNFSTIVAAVGEGRSIYNNMKAFIRYMISSNIGEVASIFLTSALGIPEGLIPVQLLWVNLVTDGPPATALGFNPPDKDIMKKPPRKSDDSLITPWILFRYLVIGLYVGIATVGIFVIWYTHGSFMGIDLTGDGHTLVSYSQLSNWGQCSTWNNFTVAPFTAGARTFTFDDPCEYFHGGKVKATTLSLSVLVAIEMFNSLNALSEDTSLLRMPPWVNPWLLLAMSVSFGLHFLILYVPFLAQVFGIVPLSLNEWLLVLLVALPVVLIDEVLKFVGRCTSSSGPKRRSKKQKGE